The Peribacillus sp. FSL P2-0133 genome has a segment encoding these proteins:
- a CDS encoding sodium:solute symporter family protein, protein MNEALLVILFFLVLCIWLGLQARKGKNMSLEQWAIGGRGFGSFLLFFLIAGEMFTTYTFLGASGGAYRSGMPPALYAFNCFYFVIAYWLLPPIWRYAKKNNVISQSDFYDKKYNSPALGVLVAVISVISIIPYLIMQLKGLGIIVSEASYGSISPNVAIVVSVIAITIYVTASGMHGVAWTAVIKDIMILTVVVIMGIYFPLHYYGGLQPMFEAIDTAKQGFLIFPEQGLSISWFISATIMTALAFYMFPHMLAGVFSAKSPKSLRWNAGVMPIYQVIIIFSLFIGFSAILQVPNLQGAEADLALFKMAKMSFDPWFVGVIGASGAMAALIPSSLVLTATATILSKNVYKVWKPNTSDEQLQRLSRMLVPVISIVTLYFTFNGGESIFTLYLMAYSFMAQLFPALFFSLWKKNPVTVQGAFAGMVVGILIVIYSTTSGTTLATLFPSLPQVIQDLDVGLAVLFINIAVTLGVSAVTRKTSIGMEEDNKQASGMDKTS, encoded by the coding sequence ATGAATGAAGCCCTGCTTGTTATCCTTTTCTTTCTGGTTCTGTGTATTTGGTTAGGGCTTCAAGCTCGAAAAGGTAAAAATATGAGTTTGGAACAATGGGCTATAGGCGGAAGAGGTTTCGGCAGCTTTTTGCTCTTCTTCTTGATAGCAGGTGAAATGTTTACGACATATACGTTTTTGGGGGCAAGCGGCGGAGCTTATAGATCAGGTATGCCTCCTGCCTTATACGCTTTCAATTGCTTCTATTTTGTAATCGCCTATTGGCTGTTGCCGCCTATTTGGAGATATGCAAAAAAAAATAATGTCATATCTCAATCTGATTTTTATGATAAAAAGTACAATAGTCCGGCTTTAGGAGTTCTTGTGGCGGTAATTAGCGTCATTTCAATTATTCCATATTTGATCATGCAGTTAAAAGGGTTAGGAATTATCGTATCGGAAGCCTCTTATGGGTCCATTTCGCCAAATGTGGCTATAGTTGTAAGTGTCATTGCGATCACAATTTATGTAACTGCTTCAGGGATGCATGGAGTAGCGTGGACCGCGGTCATTAAAGATATCATGATTCTGACTGTTGTCGTCATCATGGGGATTTATTTTCCTCTTCATTATTACGGTGGTTTACAGCCGATGTTTGAAGCAATCGATACAGCAAAACAAGGTTTTTTGATTTTCCCGGAACAAGGTTTGAGTATCTCTTGGTTTATTTCAGCTACGATTATGACAGCACTGGCATTCTATATGTTTCCTCATATGTTGGCGGGAGTGTTCTCTGCAAAAAGTCCAAAATCACTTCGTTGGAATGCTGGGGTTATGCCAATTTATCAAGTAATCATCATTTTTTCGTTATTTATTGGTTTTTCTGCGATTCTCCAAGTTCCGAATTTACAGGGGGCAGAAGCAGACTTAGCTTTATTTAAAATGGCGAAGATGTCATTTGATCCCTGGTTTGTTGGAGTTATTGGAGCATCAGGGGCGATGGCCGCCCTTATACCTAGTTCACTCGTGTTGACGGCTACTGCCACGATACTTTCCAAAAATGTATATAAGGTGTGGAAGCCGAATACTTCAGATGAACAGCTTCAAAGACTGAGCAGGATGTTAGTACCTGTCATTTCTATAGTGACTCTATATTTTACGTTTAATGGCGGGGAGTCGATTTTTACGTTGTATCTTATGGCATATAGCTTCATGGCACAGTTGTTTCCAGCATTATTTTTTAGTCTGTGGAAAAAGAATCCCGTTACCGTTCAAGGAGCTTTTGCCGGAATGGTCGTTGGCATTCTAATTGTCATATACTCGACTACTTCAGGTACGACACTTGCTACTTTATTTCCATCTCTACCGCAAGTAATACAAGATCTTGATGTAGGGTTAGCTGTATTATTCATCAACATTGCAGTAACTTTGGGAGTGAGTGCCGTTACAAGAAAAACATCTATTGGGATGGAAGAAGATAATAAACAAGCTTCAGGAATGGACAAAACTAGTTAA
- a CDS encoding Glu/Leu/Phe/Val dehydrogenase dimerization domain-containing protein, producing the protein MLKPYLVVEWNDTETDAKGWLVVHNFVKGYTGGGTRMHPTVTREEVERLAEAMAYKYVACESETTGGCKAGIAYDYKAPDAYAVLRRFLIAMMPYIDIGVSLGSDLGTKYEDVLKIFNEFGIDIPLTKSMKQNPNVLQGIKDFDELLTTKIDGLFLNDVVTGYGVAFSADEAWKFKSGKGGARVVIQGFGCVGASCALKMSQLGYKVVGISDAALLVTCEEGLDVQKLIDHKNMYGEMDKEFFEPHYDVRPNTEWLDIECDILIPSALEDVIHRSNAKSVKASLIVEAANIPLSSEGDEIIKQRGIEVVNDFVANLGAIRFYDVVIFGLVKPNPQAVVDDIEKLCRKNTYHLFTQAKNQNKYQREVAYEIFKPTISDLPEYAEPPEVLSGNSR; encoded by the coding sequence TTGTTAAAACCATATTTAGTTGTGGAATGGAATGATACGGAAACAGATGCTAAAGGCTGGCTGGTCGTCCATAACTTTGTAAAAGGCTACACAGGCGGCGGTACAAGAATGCACCCAACGGTTACAAGAGAAGAGGTCGAAAGGTTGGCCGAGGCTATGGCTTATAAGTATGTAGCCTGTGAGTCTGAGACGACTGGAGGTTGTAAAGCGGGCATTGCCTATGATTATAAAGCGCCAGATGCATATGCAGTGTTAAGAAGATTTCTGATTGCGATGATGCCTTATATAGATATAGGAGTATCTTTAGGCAGTGATTTAGGTACCAAATATGAAGATGTGCTCAAAATATTTAATGAATTTGGTATTGATATCCCACTAACGAAATCAATGAAGCAGAATCCGAATGTTCTGCAAGGGATAAAAGACTTCGATGAACTGTTGACGACAAAAATCGACGGGTTGTTTTTAAACGATGTCGTAACAGGCTATGGTGTGGCATTTTCCGCAGATGAGGCATGGAAATTTAAAAGCGGAAAAGGTGGAGCGAGAGTTGTCATTCAAGGATTCGGCTGTGTAGGAGCAAGCTGTGCATTGAAAATGTCCCAGTTAGGTTATAAAGTTGTGGGAATTTCCGATGCAGCTCTTTTGGTAACGTGTGAAGAAGGATTAGATGTCCAAAAGCTAATTGATCATAAGAACATGTACGGAGAAATGGATAAAGAATTTTTTGAACCGCATTATGATGTAAGGCCAAACACGGAATGGCTCGACATAGAGTGCGACATTTTAATTCCGTCCGCACTGGAGGATGTCATCCACAGATCTAATGCTAAAAGCGTAAAAGCGAGCTTGATTGTGGAGGCGGCAAACATTCCCCTTTCTTCTGAGGGAGACGAAATCATAAAACAAAGAGGAATTGAGGTTGTCAATGATTTCGTTGCCAACCTGGGGGCGATAAGATTTTATGATGTGGTTATTTTTGGACTAGTTAAACCAAATCCACAAGCTGTCGTTGATGATATTGAAAAACTATGCAGGAAAAATACGTATCACTTGTTTACACAAGCTAAAAACCAAAATAAATATCAAAGAGAAGTAGCTTATGAAATATTTAAACCGACAATCAGTGACTTGCCGGAATATGCAGAGCCTCCCGAAGTGTTATCGGGGAATTCCCGTTAA
- a CDS encoding hydroxyacid dehydrogenase: MSHLVYIPQDIEKEGKSYLVEKGYKIKVGSDLSQEILMEEIKGCDAVLTRSTAVINKEVIQAAENLKVIAKYGVGLDNIDIEAATERGIYVTNTPEANANSVAEHVMALILSLSKNLSLADKELRSGNFAIRNQLFGMDLEGKTLGIIGLGRIGRILAKKAFQGFDMKVIGYDPYVTARTNSELEIVTDLEWVFRNSDVISLHLPLTKTTKEIIGSREFSWMKPSSYFVNASRGGVVKESDLVNALQAGQIAGAGIDVFEVEPPDKWNPLFKLDNVIVSPHNAALTKEGSIRMAVHAAMQVEQVLTGLKPNWAVNEPLTKGLSR; the protein is encoded by the coding sequence GTGAGTCATTTAGTGTATATTCCTCAAGATATTGAGAAAGAGGGGAAAAGTTATTTAGTTGAAAAAGGCTATAAGATTAAAGTAGGGTCTGATCTATCGCAAGAAATTCTTATGGAAGAAATCAAGGGTTGTGATGCAGTACTAACGAGATCAACGGCTGTAATAAATAAAGAAGTTATTCAAGCAGCTGAAAACCTCAAAGTGATTGCCAAGTATGGTGTGGGCTTGGACAATATTGATATCGAAGCTGCTACAGAGCGTGGCATTTATGTAACAAATACCCCAGAGGCAAATGCGAATTCTGTAGCTGAACATGTAATGGCATTAATTTTATCATTGTCCAAAAACTTAAGCTTGGCTGATAAAGAACTGCGCAGCGGGAATTTTGCTATTCGTAATCAACTTTTTGGCATGGACTTGGAAGGCAAGACTTTGGGGATCATCGGACTGGGGAGAATCGGTAGAATACTGGCAAAAAAGGCTTTCCAAGGCTTCGATATGAAAGTGATTGGCTACGACCCCTATGTTACAGCCAGAACGAATTCGGAGTTGGAGATAGTAACAGATTTAGAATGGGTATTCAGAAACTCTGATGTTATTAGCTTGCATCTGCCGTTAACGAAAACAACAAAAGAGATAATAGGAAGCCGTGAGTTTTCCTGGATGAAACCTTCTTCTTATTTTGTAAACGCTTCCAGGGGCGGTGTAGTGAAGGAAAGTGATTTAGTAAATGCTTTGCAAGCGGGCCAGATTGCCGGCGCTGGAATAGACGTATTTGAAGTTGAGCCTCCTGATAAATGGAATCCCCTTTTTAAATTGGATAATGTGATTGTCAGTCCTCATAATGCGGCATTGACGAAGGAAGGCTCGATACGCATGGCTGTACATGCAGCAATGCAAGTGGAACAAGTTCTTACAGGCCTGAAACCGAATTGGGCTGTAAATGAGCCCTTAACTAAAGGGCTGTCAAGGTAA
- a CDS encoding DUF3311 domain-containing protein produces MKKIIFVISAIPALGSLVVINRIEPYVLGMPFVLFWAILWVCLTSVFLIIANKLDPATEEEED; encoded by the coding sequence ATGAAGAAAATAATCTTTGTGATAAGTGCAATACCGGCACTTGGCTCGCTTGTGGTTATCAATCGGATTGAACCTTATGTTTTAGGGATGCCATTTGTTCTTTTTTGGGCCATATTATGGGTTTGTCTTACATCAGTGTTTTTAATAATTGCTAATAAACTTGATCCTGCAACCGAGGAGGAAGAAGACTGA
- a CDS encoding thiamine pyrophosphate-dependent enzyme, whose translation MKVSGGRAVVEVMAKEGVKKAFCVPGESYLSVMDALYQHPEIELISARHEGGASFMAEGYAKASGEVGVCMATRGVGATNLAIGIHTAAQDSTPLVALIGQVERPFKEKEAFQEVNLTGFFSHLCKWTVEIDRVERIPELLQRAFHIARSGRPGPVLVALPHDMLEDEAELNINPSYRSLPPQPHMEDVKQALDMIRNAERPVLIAGGGVIHAKANRLLVQFVEAMKLPVVTAFRRFDAFPNSHPCYAGWLGFGTPQYLLDAIRDADVVLALGTRFSQVGTQDYTLLSKNSKLIHVDICPDIFGKVYAPSLAIEADARSFLEQALQAPEPGSIISSEDHLKELHDKYMEFSEPKADYTEDFVDMDGLMHDLAVCLPKDTIITNDAGNFFGWLSKYYRFEQENTYVGPTSGAMGYGLPAAIGAKLAQPHKHVVSISGDGGFMMTLQEIETAVRYKIPTISIVVNNNTYGTIRVHQEKHFPNRVVGTDLSNPDFAELARLFGAHGEKVEKNSHFAPALQRAIASGLPAVIEVAVNPKILSVGQDKKEVNEKLVSNN comes from the coding sequence ATGAAAGTCAGTGGAGGAAGAGCAGTCGTAGAAGTAATGGCTAAAGAAGGGGTAAAAAAAGCTTTTTGTGTACCAGGTGAAAGTTATCTTAGTGTAATGGATGCACTATATCAACATCCTGAAATAGAACTTATTTCCGCCAGGCATGAAGGGGGTGCTTCTTTTATGGCGGAAGGGTATGCCAAGGCTTCGGGAGAGGTAGGAGTTTGTATGGCAACGCGTGGAGTGGGTGCTACAAACTTAGCTATCGGCATTCATACTGCTGCTCAAGACTCAACCCCTTTGGTTGCGCTTATTGGCCAAGTCGAACGCCCTTTTAAAGAAAAGGAAGCATTCCAGGAAGTGAATTTGACGGGTTTTTTCAGTCATTTATGTAAATGGACGGTAGAGATCGATCGTGTGGAAAGGATCCCGGAATTATTGCAACGGGCGTTCCATATTGCGCGATCGGGGCGTCCGGGCCCTGTATTGGTGGCTTTGCCGCATGACATGTTAGAAGATGAGGCAGAGTTGAACATAAATCCTTCTTATCGTTCGCTTCCTCCTCAACCACATATGGAAGATGTGAAGCAGGCGCTGGATATGATACGAAACGCGGAGCGTCCCGTATTGATTGCTGGTGGAGGTGTGATTCATGCTAAAGCCAACAGGTTGCTTGTACAGTTTGTGGAGGCAATGAAACTTCCTGTCGTTACAGCTTTCCGTCGATTTGACGCGTTTCCGAACTCACATCCTTGCTATGCAGGATGGCTTGGGTTTGGGACACCACAATATTTACTTGATGCAATCCGGGATGCAGATGTAGTTTTGGCATTAGGGACACGGTTCTCTCAAGTAGGAACACAAGATTACACATTGCTTTCTAAAAATTCAAAGCTGATCCATGTGGATATTTGTCCCGATATTTTTGGTAAAGTGTATGCACCTTCTCTTGCAATTGAGGCAGATGCCAGGAGCTTCTTGGAACAAGCACTGCAAGCGCCAGAACCAGGATCTATTATTTCAAGCGAAGATCATTTGAAAGAATTGCATGATAAATATATGGAATTTTCTGAACCGAAGGCCGACTACACAGAAGACTTCGTGGATATGGATGGATTGATGCATGATCTTGCCGTCTGTCTGCCGAAGGATACTATCATTACTAATGATGCTGGCAACTTTTTCGGATGGCTATCCAAATATTACCGTTTTGAACAAGAAAACACATACGTAGGGCCAACGTCGGGTGCGATGGGATATGGGCTGCCTGCTGCTATTGGGGCAAAGCTGGCGCAGCCTCACAAACATGTTGTATCAATTTCAGGAGATGGCGGCTTTATGATGACTCTCCAAGAGATTGAAACCGCTGTACGGTATAAAATTCCGACCATATCAATTGTTGTCAACAACAATACTTACGGAACAATTCGTGTACATCAAGAAAAGCATTTTCCAAATCGGGTCGTTGGAACTGACTTGTCTAATCCTGATTTTGCCGAATTGGCCCGCTTATTTGGAGCACATGGTGAAAAGGTTGAAAAAAATAGTCATTTTGCGCCAGCGCTGCAAAGGGCGATTGCTTCTGGGCTGCCGGCTGTAATCGAAGTTGCAGTCAATCCAAAGATTCTATCTGTAGGCCAAGACAAGAAGGAAGTAAACGAAAAGCTGGTATCAAACAATTAA
- a CDS encoding amino acid permease translates to MQTEHENQPKELQRSMKSRHLFMLSLGGVIGTGLFLGSGYAISEAGPSGAIVAYLVGGVLMYLAMICLGELSVVMPVSGSFQVHATKFIGPATGFVIGWIYWLSWALYVGLEFVAAGLLMTRWFPDIPVWIWCVIFTVLLFTINALTTRSFAETEYWFSGIKVLAVILFIIIGAAAMFGLIHMEDAKPAPFFSNFIGDGLFPTGFTGVFISMMTVVYAFQGSEIMGVAAGETENPQQSIPRAIRNIVIRVLLFYVLAIFVLSAIVPWQEVGVLESPFVTVFEMVGIPYAADIMNFVILTAVLSVGNTGLFACTRILFSLSQNGMAHSAFGKLNRRGVPFNALLVTMVFALLSLLTSVVAEETLFVVLLSISGVGGVLTWMAIAFAQYRFRKQYIRAGGKVEDLKYRVPFFPFVPILCILMCLGIFVFTAYDPTQRNSLYWGLGFVIACYIFYYFRYTRRRIEVPALSNEPPNDFVQ, encoded by the coding sequence ATGCAAACAGAACATGAAAATCAGCCAAAAGAATTACAGCGTTCAATGAAGAGTAGACATTTATTCATGCTCTCCTTAGGTGGGGTAATTGGAACAGGTCTTTTCCTGGGATCAGGATATGCAATCAGTGAAGCTGGACCCTCGGGAGCGATTGTTGCCTATTTGGTCGGTGGTGTATTAATGTACTTGGCGATGATTTGTCTCGGTGAATTATCGGTAGTGATGCCTGTGTCCGGTTCCTTTCAGGTCCATGCAACGAAATTTATTGGACCCGCCACTGGTTTTGTAATTGGCTGGATTTACTGGCTGAGCTGGGCTCTTTACGTAGGATTGGAATTTGTAGCGGCCGGTTTGCTTATGACTAGATGGTTTCCCGATATACCAGTATGGATATGGTGTGTGATATTTACGGTACTTTTATTCACTATAAATGCTTTAACAACGAGAAGTTTCGCAGAAACAGAGTATTGGTTCTCCGGGATTAAAGTACTTGCCGTTATTCTATTCATAATTATCGGTGCGGCAGCTATGTTTGGATTGATTCATATGGAGGATGCAAAACCAGCCCCGTTCTTTTCCAATTTTATAGGTGATGGACTATTCCCTACAGGATTCACTGGTGTGTTTATATCGATGATGACAGTCGTATACGCATTTCAGGGATCGGAAATCATGGGTGTTGCAGCAGGAGAGACGGAAAACCCGCAACAAAGCATTCCGAGAGCGATTCGAAACATCGTAATACGTGTGCTGCTTTTCTATGTCCTAGCAATCTTTGTTCTATCGGCTATCGTTCCGTGGCAAGAAGTCGGGGTACTGGAAAGCCCATTTGTTACCGTGTTTGAAATGGTAGGCATTCCTTATGCAGCTGACATTATGAATTTTGTAATTTTGACGGCGGTACTCTCTGTTGGGAACACGGGTCTGTTTGCTTGTACCAGGATCCTTTTCTCCCTTTCCCAAAATGGTATGGCGCATTCTGCATTTGGAAAGCTCAATCGGCGCGGTGTACCTTTTAATGCCTTACTCGTCACCATGGTCTTTGCCTTGCTGTCGCTACTTACTAGTGTAGTAGCGGAAGAAACGTTATTTGTTGTGCTACTTTCCATAAGCGGTGTTGGAGGGGTGCTTACTTGGATGGCGATTGCGTTCGCACAGTACAGATTCCGTAAACAGTATATCAGAGCAGGCGGAAAGGTTGAAGATCTGAAGTACAGAGTACCTTTCTTCCCATTTGTCCCGATTCTCTGCATTCTTATGTGTCTAGGTATTTTCGTTTTCACCGCTTATGACCCGACACAGCGTAATTCGTTGTATTGGGGATTAGGTTTCGTCATTGCTTGCTATATATTTTACTATTTTAGATATACGAGAAGGAGAATAGAGGTTCCGGCATTATCGAATGAACCGCCCAATGATTTCGTTCAATAG